A genomic stretch from Desulfotignum balticum DSM 7044 includes:
- the rplI gene encoding 50S ribosomal protein L9, with amino-acid sequence MKVILKETIDTLGIAGSECEVAPGYGRNYLLPQGKAMLATPQNRRVMEQARAKLELQIAKEKKLAEEMAEKIKGVVCKLKAKVREEIYLYGSITTHDIKESLGSQNIGVERRAILLAEPIKETGEYKVPIRLYKDVEPEITVIVEAEEKQDN; translated from the coding sequence ATGAAAGTCATATTGAAAGAAACCATCGATACCTTGGGGATTGCAGGCTCGGAGTGCGAAGTGGCTCCGGGATACGGCCGCAATTACCTGCTTCCCCAGGGAAAAGCCATGCTTGCCACACCCCAGAACCGACGGGTCATGGAACAGGCCCGGGCCAAGCTGGAACTCCAGATTGCCAAAGAGAAGAAACTGGCCGAGGAAATGGCTGAAAAAATCAAAGGCGTGGTTTGCAAGCTCAAAGCCAAGGTCCGCGAAGAGATTTATCTTTACGGCTCCATCACCACCCATGACATCAAGGAATCACTGGGCAGCCAGAATATCGGGGTGGAACGCCGTGCCATTCTTCTGGCGGAACCCATCAAGGAAACCGGTGAATACAAAGTACCCATCCGGCTCTACAAGGATGTGGAACCTGAAATCACCGTGATCGTTGAAGCGGAAGAAAAACAGGACAATTAA
- the dnaB gene encoding replicative DNA helicase yields MPQNRSRKTDPLLDRTPPHDLDAEASLLSAIFINNDVLYDITDILTPEDFYKGAHKKIFRVILDLSSQEEPADLVTVAHALKKKDELESIGGAAYLAAISDTAPVAVNAVHYARIIQGKASLRTMIDAASKIIQRCLEDKEDVAETIDFAESTIFQISEKKSGGAFRPLGELINLNIDHLEDQQGKDGGLSGLSTGYMRLNKITSGLQKSDLIILAARPSMGKTAFALNIARNVAMEEQKPVAVFSLEMSNEQLSMRLLTSEARIDSNRLRTGFISQEDWQNVTDAASMLNEIPIFIDDTPNISVMDVRAKARKLFQKHGELGLVVIDYLQLMKAPFHSERRDLEIAEISRGLKSLAKELNIPVMALSQLNRMLEQRSDKRPMMSDLRESGALEQDADIVAFIYRDEVYNKEPDNPKKGTAEIIVAKNRNGAIGTALMHFHGQYTRFEELAPDSYQEFQ; encoded by the coding sequence GTGCCCCAGAACCGATCCAGAAAAACCGACCCGTTGCTAGACCGGACCCCGCCCCATGATCTGGATGCGGAAGCCTCGCTGTTAAGCGCCATTTTCATCAACAACGATGTGTTGTATGATATTACCGACATCCTGACACCGGAAGACTTTTACAAAGGGGCCCATAAAAAAATATTCCGGGTCATCCTGGATCTGTCGTCCCAGGAAGAACCGGCAGACCTGGTCACGGTTGCCCATGCCCTGAAAAAAAAAGACGAGCTGGAAAGTATCGGCGGGGCCGCCTATCTGGCGGCCATATCCGATACCGCACCCGTGGCGGTCAATGCCGTGCACTACGCCCGGATCATTCAGGGCAAAGCCTCGTTACGGACCATGATCGATGCGGCATCAAAAATCATCCAGCGATGCCTGGAAGACAAAGAGGATGTGGCAGAGACCATTGATTTTGCCGAATCCACCATATTTCAGATATCGGAAAAAAAATCCGGGGGCGCGTTCAGACCCCTGGGCGAACTGATCAATTTAAATATTGACCATCTGGAGGACCAGCAGGGTAAAGATGGGGGTCTGTCCGGTCTTTCCACGGGGTATATGCGGCTGAACAAAATTACATCCGGACTTCAGAAATCAGATCTTATCATCCTGGCGGCCCGTCCCAGTATGGGGAAAACCGCGTTTGCCCTGAACATCGCCAGAAACGTGGCCATGGAAGAACAAAAACCCGTGGCCGTCTTTTCCCTTGAAATGTCCAATGAACAGCTTTCCATGCGGTTGTTGACCTCTGAGGCCCGGATTGATTCCAACCGGTTGCGCACAGGGTTCATCAGCCAGGAAGACTGGCAGAATGTCACGGATGCCGCCAGCATGCTCAATGAAATACCGATCTTCATCGATGACACCCCCAATATCTCGGTCATGGATGTGCGGGCCAAAGCCAGAAAACTGTTTCAAAAACACGGGGAACTCGGGCTGGTCGTCATTGACTACCTTCAATTGATGAAAGCCCCGTTTCATTCCGAGCGGCGGGATCTTGAAATCGCGGAAATCTCCCGGGGCCTTAAATCTCTGGCCAAGGAATTGAACATTCCGGTCATGGCCTTGTCCCAGCTCAACCGCATGCTGGAACAAAGAAGCGACAAACGCCCCATGATGTCGGATCTCAGGGAATCCGGGGCCCTGGAACAGGATGCCGACATTGTTGCGTTCATCTACCGGGATGAAGTCTACAATAAAGAACCGGACA